The Rhodothermus profundi genome includes a window with the following:
- the ispE gene encoding 4-(cytidine 5'-diphospho)-2-C-methyl-D-erythritol kinase, protein MRKLEEQPLVQLAPAKINLGLRVLRRRPDGYHDIETVLLRIPWTDRLTLTPADRFTFTCSDPALPTDERNLCVRAAGRLANLLHQPLTGWLHLDKRVPYGAGLGSGSSDAAATLQLLLRQQRTSLAPDVLHRLAADLGSDVPFFLLPAPAALATGRGEQLQPLSAYQFPFHLVVLVPSFRIATAEAYRLVQPRASQGPSLAEIVTSNDPERWQRELQNDFEAPLFARYPELKALKQWLRQRGAAYAALSGSGSALFGVFTERSLAEAAAIAARQRGLQCWQGQPDA, encoded by the coding sequence ATGCGAAAGTTGGAGGAGCAACCCCTGGTGCAGCTCGCACCGGCCAAAATTAATCTGGGCCTGCGCGTGCTTCGCCGGCGACCGGACGGCTACCATGACATCGAAACCGTGCTGCTTCGCATTCCGTGGACCGATCGATTGACGCTGACGCCGGCGGATCGCTTTACCTTTACCTGCTCCGACCCGGCGCTGCCGACCGACGAACGCAACCTGTGCGTGCGGGCAGCCGGGCGCCTGGCCAATCTGCTGCATCAACCGCTCACGGGATGGCTGCATCTGGACAAACGGGTGCCTTATGGAGCGGGGCTGGGCAGCGGATCCAGTGATGCAGCGGCCACGCTTCAACTGCTGCTGCGGCAGCAACGCACCTCCCTCGCGCCGGACGTGCTGCATCGGCTGGCGGCCGATCTGGGCTCAGATGTGCCGTTCTTTCTGCTGCCTGCACCGGCAGCCCTGGCTACAGGACGAGGCGAGCAACTGCAGCCCCTGTCGGCCTACCAGTTTCCCTTTCACCTGGTTGTTCTGGTACCCTCGTTTCGGATTGCCACGGCCGAGGCCTACCGGCTGGTGCAACCCCGTGCATCGCAAGGGCCTTCGCTTGCTGAAATCGTCACGTCCAACGATCCAGAGCGCTGGCAGCGGGAACTCCAGAACGACTTTGAGGCACCGCTGTTTGCACGGTATCCGGAACTGAAAGCCCTCAAACAATGGCTACGGCAACGCGGCGCGGCGTACGCCGCGCTTTCCGGTTCCGGCTCGGCCCTGTTCGGTGTCTTTACAGAACGCAGCCTCGCCGAGGCCGCTGCCATAGCAGCCCGGCAGCGAGGACTTCAATGCTGGCAGGGCCAGCCCGACGCGTAG
- a CDS encoding glycoside hydrolase family 130 protein encodes MSLFQRTNVPILAPRADLTWASGAVFNPGAWYDGRQVHLVFRAVPAGYRRFRLPAARPGEPTYGFAPYISSLGYATSTDGVHFTWRETPLLTPGEPFDCYGLEDPRLTFLEGRYWIVHTVLSTPAFGPGDGVRIGLASTTDFVQVEKHGVIGPPVRDKDAALFPRRIRGKLALLHRIEPDIQIVYFRDWEELRNPERWNRHLADLDEHVVLRPSRRWERKKVGVGPPPIETPEGWLLIYHGVDETYTYRAGVALLDLDDPQRVIAWAPMPVLEPQLPFEREGDVPNVVFPEGAVVIDGQLHLYYGAADRVIGHAQAPLQDVVDFVLEVQRRTWTMPRVYMMPCDRGRALRTIEASASVSVERLHGGQPILEPDPQHPWESRVVLNPAAVLVEAGEELERLMDAWQLPDAERERLRKAGGACVMIYRAQGAKGSPAGHAPSSLGLAVLTPMLELVRRWPEPVIRPEAVFHDLGAEDARCTKIGDTYYLFYTGYSSEQPRFPSFVGRVHICLATTQDFVHWELHGPIAGNVNEVDNKNAALLPEPVNGKWLLLHRPLDGRHPMAIHLAEADQPEGPFYSRGLLMASYRYQEFARSWIGAGGPPIALGDQRFLMVYHQGHLDWDGRREYDLAVALLDFNCPRPVTARLEPLMRPCGDAEKVGDSELGVDNVLFACANYVWQNNLIIPYAAADSRIFGARIPMHALIAALHQCSTEELAVSAVKPS; translated from the coding sequence ATGTCGCTGTTTCAACGGACAAACGTTCCCATTCTCGCACCGCGCGCTGACCTGACGTGGGCTTCGGGCGCCGTTTTTAATCCAGGCGCCTGGTACGACGGTCGGCAGGTACACCTGGTCTTTCGGGCCGTTCCGGCCGGATACCGGCGCTTTCGGTTGCCAGCGGCGCGGCCCGGCGAACCTACCTATGGCTTTGCGCCTTACATCTCATCGCTGGGCTATGCGACCAGCACGGACGGCGTGCATTTCACCTGGCGCGAAACGCCACTGCTGACGCCAGGCGAACCCTTCGACTGCTATGGCCTGGAAGACCCACGTCTGACCTTCTTAGAGGGACGCTACTGGATCGTGCACACCGTGCTAAGCACGCCGGCATTTGGACCGGGCGACGGCGTGCGCATTGGACTGGCGTCAACGACCGATTTTGTGCAAGTCGAAAAGCACGGTGTGATCGGGCCACCGGTGCGGGACAAAGACGCTGCGCTCTTTCCGCGCCGCATCAGAGGCAAACTGGCGCTGCTGCACCGCATTGAGCCGGACATTCAGATCGTTTACTTCAGGGACTGGGAAGAGCTGCGCAATCCTGAACGATGGAACAGGCACCTGGCTGATCTGGACGAACACGTGGTGCTGCGTCCGTCCCGACGCTGGGAGCGCAAGAAGGTTGGCGTCGGACCGCCTCCCATTGAAACGCCTGAAGGGTGGCTTTTGATTTATCACGGAGTGGACGAAACCTATACGTACCGGGCAGGGGTGGCCCTGTTGGATCTGGACGATCCGCAGCGGGTCATCGCGTGGGCTCCCATGCCTGTGCTGGAGCCTCAGCTTCCTTTCGAGCGGGAAGGCGACGTGCCCAATGTGGTGTTTCCGGAGGGAGCGGTTGTAATTGATGGCCAGCTTCATCTCTACTACGGGGCAGCCGACAGGGTAATCGGGCATGCGCAGGCTCCTTTACAAGATGTCGTTGACTTTGTGCTGGAGGTGCAGCGGCGCACCTGGACCATGCCACGGGTTTACATGATGCCCTGTGATCGGGGGCGTGCCCTGCGCACGATTGAAGCGTCAGCGTCCGTTTCTGTCGAACGCCTGCATGGGGGCCAACCGATACTGGAGCCAGATCCGCAGCATCCCTGGGAGTCGCGCGTGGTGTTAAATCCTGCTGCCGTGCTTGTGGAAGCCGGGGAGGAGCTGGAGCGCCTTATGGACGCCTGGCAGCTTCCTGACGCAGAGCGCGAGCGGCTCCGCAAGGCGGGTGGTGCCTGTGTGATGATCTACCGGGCACAAGGGGCAAAGGGAAGTCCTGCCGGGCATGCTCCGTCATCGCTGGGACTGGCCGTACTGACGCCCATGCTGGAGTTGGTGCGGCGTTGGCCAGAACCGGTTATTCGCCCGGAGGCCGTCTTCCATGACCTGGGCGCTGAAGATGCGCGGTGCACAAAAATTGGTGATACCTATTACCTGTTTTATACCGGCTACTCCAGTGAACAGCCTCGCTTTCCTTCATTTGTAGGGCGCGTGCATATCTGCCTGGCCACGACGCAGGATTTTGTGCATTGGGAGTTGCATGGACCGATTGCCGGCAATGTAAATGAAGTGGACAATAAAAATGCAGCGCTTTTGCCTGAGCCGGTCAATGGCAAATGGCTCTTGCTGCATCGCCCTCTCGACGGGCGGCATCCCATGGCTATTCATCTGGCGGAGGCCGACCAACCGGAAGGTCCTTTCTACAGTCGAGGATTGTTGATGGCCAGCTATCGCTATCAGGAGTTTGCCCGCTCCTGGATTGGAGCCGGTGGGCCACCTATTGCGCTGGGAGATCAACGCTTCCTGATGGTCTATCATCAGGGCCACTTGGACTGGGACGGACGCCGTGAGTACGATCTGGCTGTGGCTCTGCTGGATTTTAACTGTCCCCGTCCCGTAACCGCTCGGTTGGAGCCGCTTATGCGACCCTGTGGGGATGCTGAAAAGGTAGGGGATTCAGAGTTAGGAGTGGATAATGTACTATTTGCGTGTGCAAATTATGTGTGGCAGAATAACCTGATTATACCTTATGCGGCAGCCGACAGCCGCATTTTCGGGGCGCGCATTCCGATGCATGCGTTAATAGCGGCGTTGCATCAATGCTCTACAGAAGAATTGGCCGTATCTGCTGTCAAACCATCCTAG
- a CDS encoding ferritin-like domain-containing protein, giving the protein METEIKTVTREQLIKGLNEDLAHEYQAIVMYATYAAMASGIHRPFLKEFFEREIPEELRHAQFLANKITALGGLPTTKPAPVKLADSNRAMLEAVLKAEEETIARYVQRRKQAEALGDYGLVNDLEEIISDETRHKEETEKLLRGIGEH; this is encoded by the coding sequence ATGGAAACGGAAATCAAAACAGTCACCCGCGAACAGCTCATCAAAGGGCTCAACGAGGACCTGGCGCACGAGTACCAGGCCATTGTGATGTACGCGACCTATGCGGCCATGGCCAGTGGCATTCACCGGCCGTTCCTGAAGGAATTCTTCGAGCGCGAAATCCCGGAAGAGCTGCGGCATGCGCAGTTTCTGGCCAACAAAATCACGGCGCTGGGGGGACTGCCCACCACGAAGCCCGCGCCGGTAAAGCTGGCCGACAGCAACCGGGCCATGCTGGAAGCAGTGCTGAAGGCTGAAGAGGAAACGATTGCCCGCTACGTGCAGCGACGGAAGCAGGCCGAAGCGCTGGGCGATTACGGCCTGGTCAACGACCTGGAAGAGATTATCAGCGACGAGACGCGCCACAAGGAGGAAACCGAAAAACTGCTGCGCGGCATCGGAGAGCATTGA
- a CDS encoding glycoside hydrolase family 3 protein — MKRLVIGCLMLGLVAAGCRQVDQQTDAAAAFPPLSRYDEQARALLEQMTLEEKIGQMIQAEQAFLQDPYDIQTYYLGSILSGGNSDPAAGNSLEAWTEVYDSLQAIALRTRLGIPLLYGIDAVHGHSNVEGAVIFPHHIGLGATRDPDLVERVYRITAIEMRATGIHWNFAPCIAVARDERWGRTYESFSEDPELVATLGAAAIRGLQNGGLQHPLAVLATAKHFAGDGGTAFGTGGPQGALLDQGDVQLDETTFRRIHIRPYLDAIQAGVGAIMVSYSSWNGVKMTGHKYMLTEVLKKELGFEGIVISDYNAIDQVHPDYKTAIEIAINAGIDMAMVPTRYREFFQLLKSLVEEGRVPVERIDDAVLRILRVKFALGLMDGASRVFADRRLWAKFGAAEHRAVAREAVRKSLVLLKNENRTLPLAKDLSRIHVAGLHADNLGYQMGGWTIDWQGGSGDITEGTTILEAIRKAVSSRTTVTYSEDGSGAAGADVAIAVIGEQPYAEFLGDRSDLSLDSDDVAVVRRLKEAGVPVVVILISGRPMIINEVLEMADAFIAAWLPGSEGDGVADVIFGDYAPTGKLPFTWPRSMEQIPLNVGDEPYAPLFPYGYGLTY; from the coding sequence ATGAAGCGCTTGGTAATTGGCTGCCTTATGCTTGGACTTGTAGCGGCCGGCTGTCGTCAGGTAGATCAGCAGACAGACGCTGCGGCCGCGTTTCCACCGCTTTCCCGTTATGACGAGCAGGCGCGCGCGCTGCTGGAGCAGATGACGCTTGAGGAAAAGATCGGCCAGATGATTCAAGCAGAGCAGGCGTTTCTTCAGGATCCTTATGATATTCAGACCTATTACCTGGGATCTATTCTGAGTGGGGGCAATTCAGATCCGGCCGCTGGCAACAGCCTGGAGGCCTGGACAGAAGTGTACGATAGTCTGCAGGCTATTGCCCTGCGCACGCGCCTGGGCATTCCGCTGCTCTACGGTATTGATGCGGTGCATGGCCACAGCAACGTTGAGGGCGCGGTCATTTTCCCGCACCATATCGGGTTGGGCGCCACGCGTGACCCGGACCTGGTAGAGCGCGTCTACCGCATTACCGCTATTGAAATGCGGGCTACCGGTATCCATTGGAATTTTGCGCCGTGCATTGCAGTGGCGCGCGATGAGCGCTGGGGGCGCACCTACGAGAGCTTTTCGGAAGATCCCGAGTTGGTTGCTACGTTGGGCGCGGCTGCGATACGCGGGTTGCAAAACGGGGGGTTGCAGCATCCACTGGCTGTGCTGGCTACAGCCAAGCATTTTGCAGGCGATGGCGGCACGGCATTTGGCACCGGAGGGCCGCAAGGGGCCCTGCTGGACCAGGGGGACGTGCAGCTAGACGAAACAACTTTTCGCCGCATTCACATCCGTCCTTATCTCGACGCCATTCAGGCAGGTGTAGGAGCCATCATGGTCTCCTACAGTAGCTGGAATGGGGTCAAGATGACGGGGCATAAGTACATGCTTACCGAGGTGCTCAAAAAGGAGTTGGGTTTTGAGGGGATCGTCATCTCGGACTACAACGCGATCGACCAGGTACACCCCGACTACAAAACGGCAATTGAGATCGCCATAAATGCAGGAATTGACATGGCCATGGTGCCCACTCGCTATCGGGAATTCTTCCAACTCTTAAAATCGCTGGTTGAGGAGGGGCGGGTGCCTGTGGAGCGCATCGACGATGCCGTGCTGCGCATTCTGCGGGTCAAGTTTGCTCTGGGGCTGATGGATGGGGCGTCGCGCGTGTTTGCTGATCGGCGTCTGTGGGCAAAATTTGGTGCGGCGGAGCACCGGGCGGTTGCAAGGGAGGCGGTGCGAAAATCGCTGGTGCTCCTGAAAAATGAAAATCGGACGCTACCCCTGGCCAAAGATCTTAGCCGTATCCATGTGGCGGGCCTGCATGCCGACAACCTGGGCTATCAGATGGGTGGGTGGACGATCGACTGGCAGGGGGGGAGTGGAGACATTACGGAGGGGACCACGATCCTGGAAGCCATTCGGAAGGCCGTAAGCTCCCGGACTACAGTGACGTACTCGGAAGACGGATCCGGCGCTGCTGGTGCCGATGTAGCGATCGCAGTAATTGGCGAGCAGCCCTATGCTGAGTTTCTGGGAGACCGCTCCGACCTTTCACTGGATTCCGATGATGTAGCCGTGGTGCGTCGGTTGAAGGAGGCGGGAGTGCCTGTGGTGGTTATTCTGATTTCAGGGCGTCCTATGATCATCAACGAGGTGTTAGAAATGGCGGACGCCTTTATTGCAGCCTGGCTGCCCGGCAGCGAAGGTGATGGCGTGGCCGATGTGATCTTTGGAGACTATGCCCCGACAGGGAAGCTGCCGTTTACCTGGCCGCGCTCCATGGAGCAGATTCCACTCAATGTGGGCGACGAGCCTTATGCGCCGCTGTTCCCCTATGGATATGGCCTGACTTATTGA
- a CDS encoding RsmB/NOP family class I SAM-dependent RNA methyltransferase — protein MAKNQSWALRVQPVAERNQIPSAFLRYRPIVDDWEAFVEALRRPLPVCVWTNTLRTTPAQVKAALEAEGLQPEPLAWRRDAFRLPPDSQPGNRLAYVLGHYHVQEEVSLLPVPLLDPQPGERILDLCAAPGGKTAQIAVQMQNRGTIVANDRNPLRLRQLSGTIERLGLLNVTTTLHDGADFPLNSGPFDRVLVDVPCSCEGNFRKDQKVADAFAGAPELCGQQTALLHRAVMLCRPGGRIVYATCTFAPEENELVVDTVLRRWGTALRLLPARIEGFRGSPGLTEWNGRRLHPSLERTLRVWPHLNDTGGFFVAVLERQA, from the coding sequence TTGGCTAAGAATCAGTCCTGGGCTCTGCGCGTGCAGCCAGTAGCGGAACGGAATCAGATACCGTCGGCTTTTTTACGGTACCGCCCAATCGTCGACGACTGGGAGGCCTTCGTCGAGGCCCTGCGGCGGCCGCTGCCGGTGTGCGTGTGGACCAACACGCTCCGCACGACGCCTGCGCAAGTGAAGGCGGCCCTGGAGGCCGAAGGGCTACAGCCGGAGCCGCTCGCGTGGCGCCGCGATGCCTTTCGTCTGCCGCCGGACAGTCAGCCCGGCAACCGGTTGGCCTACGTGCTGGGCCACTACCATGTGCAGGAAGAAGTCTCGCTGCTGCCCGTGCCACTGCTCGACCCGCAGCCCGGCGAACGCATCCTGGACCTGTGCGCTGCCCCGGGCGGCAAAACCGCCCAGATCGCTGTCCAGATGCAAAATCGAGGAACTATCGTGGCCAACGATCGCAACCCCCTGCGCCTGCGCCAGCTCTCCGGCACCATCGAACGCCTGGGACTGCTGAACGTCACTACCACGCTGCACGACGGCGCTGACTTTCCCCTGAACAGCGGACCATTTGATCGGGTGCTGGTCGATGTCCCCTGCTCCTGCGAAGGCAATTTCCGGAAAGATCAGAAAGTAGCCGACGCGTTTGCCGGGGCGCCCGAGCTCTGCGGACAGCAGACGGCTCTCCTGCATCGGGCGGTTATGCTATGCCGGCCAGGCGGACGCATTGTCTACGCCACCTGCACGTTCGCTCCGGAAGAAAACGAGCTGGTTGTCGATACCGTGCTGCGACGCTGGGGCACCGCGCTGCGTTTGCTGCCGGCTCGCATTGAGGGGTTCCGGGGAAGCCCGGGACTCACCGAATGGAACGGTCGTCGTTTGCATCCCTCGCTGGAACGCACCCTGCGCGTCTGGCCCCACCTGAATGATACCGGTGGGTTTTTTGTAGCCGTTCTGGAACGACAGGCGTAA
- a CDS encoding flavin monoamine oxidase family protein translates to MWDVVVVGAGAAGLAAAEMLGRAGRTVLLVEARNRIGGRIYTWRDSIFPIPVELGAEFVHGRPAVTLRLLRQGGIGLMQVPETHGLFLEGRVQAIDLVRTLRPLLEQLPPPEAPDSAFAAFLEQALPQEQTATRALARIVAESFEAADPEQLSLQALAEDWRVRANEAADYPQFRPVGGYDRLVETLYRRLNLTRVRVHLQTVVTGVRWEPGRVEVHAQQLGQPRVFQARALILTVPLPLLQGDQTPALHVDPPLPEPWRNALAQLEMGAAVRVNLCFREAFWETHAALRELAFIHAPDERFTTIWQPLPLRVPVLLAWAGGPAARRLADWPEEAVIQEALRTIGRLYGIQDPGRYLVSACLCDWQRDPFAQGAYSYVRPGGIKARRVLRRPVHDTIFLAGEATDPEEPATVAGALQSGYRAARDLLATQAGVPITPPID, encoded by the coding sequence ATGTGGGATGTCGTTGTAGTTGGTGCCGGTGCGGCTGGCCTGGCTGCTGCTGAAATGCTGGGCCGGGCCGGCCGCACCGTTTTGTTAGTGGAAGCGCGAAATCGCATAGGAGGACGCATCTACACCTGGCGCGATTCCATTTTTCCGATTCCGGTGGAACTGGGGGCGGAGTTCGTTCATGGTCGACCGGCCGTGACGCTCCGACTTCTTCGTCAGGGCGGTATCGGATTGATGCAGGTGCCCGAAACGCACGGCCTGTTCCTGGAGGGACGGGTCCAGGCCATCGACCTGGTGCGGACCCTTCGTCCGCTGCTGGAGCAACTGCCCCCGCCTGAAGCGCCCGACAGTGCGTTTGCCGCCTTTCTGGAGCAGGCGCTACCGCAGGAACAGACGGCGACGCGGGCGCTGGCTCGCATCGTGGCCGAAAGCTTTGAGGCCGCCGATCCTGAGCAACTCAGCCTGCAGGCGCTGGCCGAAGACTGGCGCGTGCGGGCCAACGAAGCAGCCGACTATCCCCAGTTTCGTCCAGTAGGAGGATATGATCGCCTGGTAGAAACCCTGTACCGCCGCCTTAACCTTACGCGGGTCCGGGTGCATCTGCAGACGGTAGTTACAGGGGTGCGCTGGGAGCCGGGACGGGTCGAAGTGCATGCGCAGCAGCTTGGGCAGCCCCGCGTCTTTCAGGCTCGCGCGCTGATTCTGACCGTACCGCTTCCCTTGCTGCAGGGGGATCAAACGCCGGCCCTTCATGTCGATCCTCCCTTACCTGAACCCTGGCGGAACGCGCTGGCGCAACTGGAGATGGGCGCGGCCGTGCGCGTGAACCTGTGCTTCCGGGAAGCCTTCTGGGAAACCCATGCGGCGCTTCGGGAACTGGCTTTTATCCACGCGCCCGACGAGCGCTTTACGACCATCTGGCAACCGTTGCCGCTGCGCGTGCCGGTGCTGCTGGCCTGGGCCGGGGGACCGGCAGCCCGCCGGTTGGCCGACTGGCCGGAAGAAGCGGTGATCCAGGAAGCACTGCGCACCATCGGGCGGCTCTACGGCATTCAGGACCCGGGACGCTATCTGGTCAGCGCCTGCCTTTGCGACTGGCAGCGTGATCCTTTTGCGCAGGGCGCCTACAGCTACGTGCGTCCGGGCGGGATAAAAGCCCGGCGGGTCCTGCGCCGCCCTGTTCACGACACAATTTTTCTGGCCGGAGAGGCAACCGATCCCGAAGAGCCTGCTACCGTCGCCGGAGCCCTGCAGAGCGGCTACCGGGCGGCCCGTGATCTGCTGGCAACGCAGGCGGGCGTGCCGATCACTCCGCCAATAGACTGA